A section of the Nitrospinota bacterium genome encodes:
- a CDS encoding LPS-assembly protein LptD, with protein sequence MRRALAYLLGVVLVAAGPGISGAGTVSGARKLLDLPPLGGGGEISSSKAAEATKKAHSPPPATFDKASILADKIDHLKGRDYVIATGSVDITYQKTNLKADRVEFNTKTGDLVATGDVSVSSEGSLILCQKAIFNIYTKRGFMYDAEGFASPVYYFTGKKIEKVAEDKLRIFQGTLTTCGPACGTGRSPWTFRVRQANLQVDRYAHLYGFVPKILGVPIFYLPYYVASIKTDRATGFLSPVVGTDSEDGVIVTNRFFWVLGSSMDATLGMDFLSNRGTGYSGEFRYVLDPRSSGQLNAAYLKDGEFFNQGISNHPWLFDDERGPDDLPLGGEFYKITLDHKQVLPGEVEMVGRMDLEGEDTNFDREFSDDLKLRARRETESFVSLTKNWDSRSIQIVAERLESLEDNLFTDEAGLTLLGDREEVFGRLPSVQFIQQPARIASSPFYFEMASSWTNFFEKEIDERLDGDGSPRLRDVENTPRFDIYPKVSLPIAIAPWLTVTPAAAFRETYWWRNRAGPVEDLTVGDGLSREAFEATVDLKGPTLYRIFNIENRWAEKYKHIVEPLVSYRYVAEFDESDSLLIPIPLTGGNFDAIDTFDLSDVAGTVGVNQLRYGLTNRILSKGTEGEIAEVFRLNVSQLFDIKESRRDERSDLISLGPIEFDLESHIVPPLILNTRASYDYGSERLASLNSTVGLEVGRYGTLYTDYTFSKDPSTGEDLQSFYFGGVDVNITDAINAQYQIRYDERGGQVLENQYGLVYRGCCWSVQLTLFDRIDETKVLVMLDLKGIGSVGRSFHVGSDLGGGRRGGQRLPGTIGQSTGSQPNTSF encoded by the coding sequence GTGCGACGAGCCCTGGCTTACCTTTTGGGCGTGGTCTTGGTGGCCGCCGGTCCTGGTATTTCAGGGGCCGGTACGGTCTCTGGGGCCAGGAAACTTCTCGACCTACCGCCCTTGGGCGGAGGGGGCGAGATAAGTTCATCAAAAGCGGCTGAAGCCACCAAGAAGGCCCACTCTCCCCCACCGGCCACGTTCGATAAAGCCAGTATCCTCGCTGACAAGATCGACCACCTCAAGGGTCGAGACTACGTCATCGCCACAGGCAGCGTCGATATCACCTACCAAAAAACCAACCTCAAAGCCGACCGGGTGGAGTTTAATACCAAGACGGGCGACCTCGTGGCCACGGGAGATGTCTCAGTCAGCTCCGAAGGCAGCCTCATCCTGTGTCAGAAGGCCATATTCAATATCTATACGAAGCGGGGTTTCATGTACGACGCCGAAGGATTCGCCTCTCCCGTCTATTACTTCACCGGCAAGAAGATCGAGAAGGTGGCCGAAGACAAGCTGCGCATCTTCCAGGGGACCCTGACCACGTGCGGGCCCGCGTGCGGAACTGGGCGGTCGCCCTGGACATTCAGGGTGAGACAAGCGAACCTCCAAGTGGACCGCTACGCACACCTCTACGGCTTCGTCCCAAAGATCCTCGGCGTGCCCATCTTCTATCTGCCTTACTACGTGGCATCGATTAAGACGGACCGGGCCACGGGCTTCCTCTCCCCCGTCGTGGGAACCGACAGCGAGGACGGTGTGATCGTCACCAACCGTTTCTTTTGGGTCCTTGGCTCCTCCATGGATGCCACCCTGGGGATGGACTTTCTATCCAACAGGGGGACTGGTTACAGCGGTGAGTTCCGCTACGTTCTCGACCCACGCTCCTCGGGTCAACTGAACGCTGCCTACCTGAAGGATGGGGAGTTTTTCAACCAGGGCATCTCAAACCACCCCTGGCTCTTCGACGATGAGCGTGGTCCGGACGATCTTCCCCTCGGCGGTGAGTTCTACAAGATCACGCTCGATCACAAGCAAGTCTTGCCGGGGGAGGTGGAGATGGTGGGGCGGATGGACCTGGAGGGCGAAGATACGAACTTCGACAGGGAGTTCAGCGACGACCTCAAGTTACGGGCCAGACGGGAGACCGAAAGCTTCGTGTCGCTGACCAAGAACTGGGATAGCAGAAGCATCCAGATCGTCGCCGAGCGGCTGGAGAGCCTGGAAGACAACCTCTTTACGGACGAAGCGGGCCTCACGTTGTTGGGCGACCGGGAGGAGGTCTTCGGGAGGCTTCCCTCAGTCCAGTTCATCCAGCAGCCCGCCCGGATCGCCTCCTCCCCCTTCTACTTCGAGATGGCGAGCTCCTGGACGAACTTCTTCGAAAAGGAGATCGATGAGCGTCTAGACGGCGATGGTTCCCCCCGCTTGCGGGATGTGGAGAACACTCCCCGTTTCGATATCTACCCGAAGGTCTCGCTGCCGATCGCCATTGCTCCTTGGCTTACGGTGACGCCGGCGGCGGCCTTCCGCGAGACATACTGGTGGCGCAATAGAGCGGGCCCCGTCGAAGATCTTACTGTCGGAGATGGCCTTTCCCGGGAAGCCTTTGAGGCTACGGTGGACCTCAAGGGACCAACCTTATACCGCATCTTCAATATCGAGAACCGATGGGCGGAGAAATACAAGCACATTGTCGAGCCGCTTGTTAGCTACCGCTATGTTGCCGAGTTCGATGAGTCCGACAGCCTCCTCATACCCATACCCCTCACGGGAGGCAACTTCGACGCCATCGACACCTTCGATCTGAGCGACGTCGCCGGAACGGTGGGGGTTAACCAGTTGAGATATGGGCTTACGAACCGCATACTTTCAAAAGGCACCGAAGGAGAGATTGCCGAGGTCTTCCGTCTCAATGTGAGCCAACTCTTCGACATAAAAGAGAGCCGAAGGGACGAGCGCAGCGACTTAATCTCCCTTGGACCCATTGAGTTTGACTTGGAGAGCCACATCGTTCCACCTCTTATCTTAAACACGAGAGCCAGTTACGACTACGGCAGTGAGCGGCTGGCAAGCCTTAATTCCACCGTCGGCCTCGAGGTCGGCCGATACGGGACGCTCTACACCGACTATACCTTTTCCAAGGACCCATCTACTGGCGAGGATCTCCAGAGCTTCTATTTCGGGGGTGTGGATGTCAACATCACCGACGCCATCAACGCCCAGTACCAAATCCGGTATGACGAGAGAGGGGGCCAGGTGCTGGAGAACCAGTACGGTCTCGTCTACCGGGGCTGCTGCTGGTCGGTCCAACTGACCCTGTTCGACCGGATTGACGAGACGAAAGTGCTCGTGATGCTTGACCTCAAGGGCATCGGAAGCGTAGGCCGATCGTTCCACGTTGGGTCTGATTTGGGCGGTGGGAGACGAGGTGGGCAGAGGTTGCCCGGAACCATCGGCCAGTCTACCGGTTCCCAGCCCAACACGTCCTTTTAG
- a CDS encoding N-formylglutamate amidohydrolase — protein sequence MGHLLPFIVSIPHGGLTVPPEVADRCALTDEEIFDESDAYSRELYGVSDIVLGEVTQEVARAIVDLNRPPEELPPEAEDGAVKALTRFGRPIWRADETPDRDLQKILLERHYHPYHRELGALLEAHRGEVRLLIDCHTMSSVGPPAAMDAGERRPLICLGNLGDEAGGIGSRERTSLPEPLILRLRDIMAEVFSSDPVAAGDEELIALNRPFVGGHITRTYSSKGFRVVQIELSKALYLDDRWFDAGEGAIDEGRLMEINAKLRTTFTELASWSELS from the coding sequence ATGGGCCATCTCCTCCCCTTCATTGTCTCTATCCCGCACGGGGGGCTGACCGTCCCTCCTGAAGTGGCGGACCGGTGTGCGCTGACCGATGAGGAGATCTTCGACGAGAGCGATGCCTACTCGCGCGAGCTTTACGGCGTGTCTGATATCGTCCTCGGTGAGGTCACTCAGGAGGTGGCGCGGGCCATCGTCGACCTCAACCGCCCGCCGGAGGAGCTGCCGCCGGAGGCGGAGGATGGAGCCGTCAAGGCGCTGACGAGGTTCGGCCGCCCGATCTGGCGCGCCGACGAAACGCCCGACCGCGACCTCCAAAAAATCCTCCTGGAGCGCCATTACCACCCGTATCACCGGGAGTTGGGAGCCCTACTCGAGGCGCACCGGGGCGAGGTCAGGCTCCTCATCGACTGTCACACCATGTCCTCCGTCGGCCCGCCGGCCGCGATGGACGCCGGCGAGCGCCGCCCCCTCATCTGCCTCGGCAACCTCGGGGATGAGGCCGGAGGGATCGGAAGCCGCGAGCGGACAAGCCTGCCAGAGCCCCTTATCTTGCGCCTCCGCGACATCATGGCAGAGGTTTTTTCTTCCGATCCCGTCGCCGCCGGCGACGAGGAGCTCATCGCTCTAAACAGGCCCTTTGTGGGAGGCCATATCACCCGCACCTATTCTTCGAAGGGTTTCCGGGTGGTCCAAATCGAGCTCTCCAAGGCGCTATACCTCGACGATAGGTGGTTCGACGCGGGGGAGGGCGCCATCGACGAGGGACGCCTGATGGAGATAAACGCCAAGCTCCGGACCACCTTCACCGAGCTGGCATCCTGGAGTGAATTGTCTTGA
- a CDS encoding acyl-CoA carboxylase subunit beta, with protein MDGKIAELQRRHAEAELGGGQDRIDRQHKVGKLTARERVNILLDEGTFVEFDKFAVHRCTYFDMDKKKILGDGVVTGYGKIDGRPTYLFAHDFTSFGGSLSEIFSMKICKIMDMAMKSGAPIIGLFDSGGARIQEGVASLAGYGEIFLRNVLASGVVPQISAIMGPCAGGAVYSPAVTDFVFMVRDTSFMFITGPDVIKTVMAEEVTFDELGGADICASKSGVAHFAASNEEECLLNVKELFSFLPQNNMEEPPLVPTSDDPGRIDEGLNHLVPDTPQIPYDMLELIRTVVDDNNFFEVMPDYAKNIIVGFGRFNGQTVGIVANQPAYLAGVLDIDSSLKGARFIRFCDAFNIPIVTFEDVPGFLPGVDQEHGGVIKHGAKLLYAYCEATVPRITVITRKSYGGAYVVMSSKAVRGDLNYAYPTAEIAVMGPDGAVEILYRREIAEADDPVAFKAQKVEEFRDTFANPYMAHELGYIDEVIEPKMTRVKVIQSLEMLRDKRMSNPPKKHGNIPL; from the coding sequence ATTGATGGGAAAATTGCTGAGCTTCAACGGCGTCACGCCGAGGCCGAGTTGGGCGGGGGGCAAGATCGTATCGATCGCCAGCACAAAGTCGGCAAGCTGACCGCCCGCGAGCGGGTCAACATTCTCTTGGACGAAGGGACGTTCGTCGAGTTCGACAAATTCGCCGTTCACCGTTGCACCTACTTCGACATGGACAAAAAGAAAATCCTCGGTGATGGGGTGGTAACGGGCTACGGCAAGATAGACGGTCGCCCCACATACCTCTTTGCTCACGATTTTACCTCGTTTGGCGGCTCTTTAAGCGAGATTTTCTCGATGAAGATCTGCAAGATTATGGATATGGCCATGAAGTCGGGGGCGCCTATAATCGGCCTCTTCGACTCCGGCGGGGCACGGATCCAAGAGGGGGTCGCCAGCCTGGCGGGTTATGGCGAAATTTTCCTACGCAACGTCTTGGCAAGCGGCGTGGTGCCTCAGATATCGGCCATCATGGGCCCCTGCGCAGGCGGGGCGGTCTACAGCCCCGCTGTGACCGACTTCGTCTTCATGGTTCGGGACACGAGCTTCATGTTCATCACTGGGCCAGATGTCATCAAAACCGTCATGGCTGAGGAGGTGACCTTCGACGAGCTTGGCGGTGCGGATATTTGCGCCTCCAAGAGCGGGGTGGCCCACTTCGCAGCCAGTAACGAGGAGGAATGTCTCCTCAACGTCAAGGAACTTTTTAGCTTCTTGCCTCAAAACAACATGGAAGAGCCGCCGCTCGTTCCCACCTCCGACGATCCGGGCCGCATTGACGAGGGGCTCAACCATTTGGTTCCTGACACCCCGCAGATTCCTTACGACATGCTGGAGCTCATCCGGACCGTCGTCGATGACAACAATTTCTTCGAGGTCATGCCCGATTACGCAAAGAACATCATCGTAGGATTCGGCCGTTTCAACGGCCAGACCGTGGGGATTGTGGCCAACCAGCCAGCCTACTTGGCCGGGGTGCTGGATATCGACTCGTCCCTCAAGGGGGCCCGCTTCATACGCTTCTGCGACGCCTTCAACATCCCCATCGTGACCTTCGAGGACGTGCCCGGCTTCCTGCCCGGCGTTGATCAGGAGCACGGCGGGGTCATCAAACACGGGGCCAAGCTTCTCTACGCCTATTGCGAGGCGACCGTGCCCCGCATCACCGTCATCACCCGCAAATCTTACGGCGGAGCCTACGTGGTCATGAGCAGCAAGGCCGTTCGCGGCGACCTCAACTACGCCTACCCGACGGCCGAGATCGCCGTCATGGGTCCCGATGGGGCCGTCGAGATTCTCTACCGGCGGGAGATCGCCGAAGCCGATGACCCAGTCGCCTTTAAGGCTCAAAAGGTTGAGGAATTCAGGGATACGTTTGCAAATCCCTATATGGCCCACGAGTTAGGCTACATAGATGAGGTAATCGAGCCGAAGATGACCCGGGTCAAAGTCATCCAGTCTCTCGAGATGTTGCGAGACAAACGTATGTCCAACCCGCCCAAGAAGCACGGCAACATCCCTTTGTAG